TGGACCCTGAACCTGATGTTGGATTAGAGATAGGAGCTGCTGCTGCATAATGAGTGACAACAGGTGCCTGATCGGGCAACAAGGCTAAGGTTGGATTGATGATGGACATGTCTTGAGACATGTTCATATTGTCACATGCTGAACACTGCTGTGCCTGTTGACATTCAAAAGACTCAAATAGTATAGTAATTTTAGTGATCAATTGTCTCTTGATCAATTTGAAAGTAGAAATTATCATACAATTACTCTAGTTTAGTCAGGCGAGAGCGCACTGTTAGTAGTTTTCTATGTTCATCACTATTGGTAATTTTACTTCCAATATGATTGTCATACAatcgaaaaaattaatttgcaaCACCCATCCATTGACGGACAATGATATCAGTCTTAGTGGCTTTAGGAGccatttttgatcaatttaaactgttcaaaatATGAGGAGAGATACCTTACAATAGCAGCAATGTTAATCTGCACGATGAGCTTTGAGATTTGTAGCTCTGGAAGTCTGCATCTGAAGCAAGGATGCTTTGCTTTGAAGCAGGTGATGGTAGCTTCCAGATTGCGCAATTGAAAGAGGGTGGAATGATGGTAGAAACGTGTCACAGCACACCTTGATAGTGATCAGAGTCCATTAAAATCGAAAAAACAATATGCATTAGTTCATGAATATCCTAAGAAACATACAATATCTTTGAGGAAAAATATAACACAGTAGAATTAACACCACCTGACATTTGTTGTAAGTATGCGGGTGAGGCCTAAAATGGTCAAGATCAATTGAAAATGGTCAAGATCAATTGAAAATGGTCTGGTCAATCTTGTGGCACAAATCAAAGGCCCGGTGGaccaatttatattgaattttctgCCCAAAACTAGTGGACTCTAGAAATGAATGaagatagagaaaatgattgaaaggctaatattagaatagatggacagaaaaattaatataataaatactgGTGCACCCTTGTGCATGCACTTGCCTTGGCCAATAGCTTGTCCATGCAAAAAGGTAGATGGCGACTTTGGTAGCTCAAGGGATTGTAGATAAAGGGAAAAAAGGTTGTCAACACCAAAGTAGTTGAATAAGCAATTTTAATGCTCAAaagacaattattgaaaaaggtgaagaATATAAGTCAGGTGgaattaattataatagataatcaaaaaatatatgaatgataTTGTAATTAAAACAATAACCAACAACAAGTAATAGAAATTCCATAAGAATTTCCTAGAGAACAAAGGTAAAGTGCAAAATTTTTGAGAGTgctattaaatttgaaaacataaatccACAATTTCTAAAAAGTTGACAATTATGATGTCTGATGTCAGACCAAAAAAacaataaagtttaaaaaattgaaataatagaagaatagcaaattatttgataatgacACTCAGAAGAGCTCGATAAAAAATTATCACAGGAATTTGgaaaatcaattcaaaagaaaaattattgaaaatagtataCTGTATCAAAAACCAGGATTAAAcaaatgtttgtctgtgaaCCTAAAACAATCTGGAgtgaactaataataattatgaaatgtaCAAATTTGAACTTTCATCATTGAAACACAGATATTCCTAATGGTAATTACAGAAATGTGATTCTGAAGGAAGGTGAAAAAGAGAAAAGGCTAGGTTAATAGCTAGcctaaaaatgtaaacaaattggataaagatatgaaatttcaaaactGAAATTACACCTGAACTTCAAGTGCAGAtccaaaaatatagaaaaataactAACAATTGATTACCAAGAAGTAACTCAAGTTGAATACTTGAAGataatagaaacaataaaatgaaatgaggTTACAAAAATATTAAGCAACCTAACAACTAGGTCAATCAAGAGTTAAAGAATACATTTGTTCATGTTTAGTCATTTATCATGGACTAGACAAGATAATCAATGATATTGAGTTGACAAAGCCGGGAATTGAAAAAGTTGACAAAGCCGGGAATagaaaaaatcattcaatagTCAAAAATACTTGTATGTAGACTGTACTTGACAAGTTATGATTAAGATCTCAAACTGGAGGACATAACCTAACATAAATAGTAAAGGTTGAACAAGTGATTAAAAAAGGGAATGAATGAATCCTTATTAAAGACTCAAATACGTgaataaaaagaattaaaaacttgacctgaATAGAAAACCTGGATGGTATTTCCCAGTATCTGGAACAGTGGATACAGCTCAATGCTTCTCAAAAGTGAAGTTGGCTACGGCAGACGTTCAGCATGCGACTTGGACAGAAGACCTCAAAGAGTAGAATATTCCCATGAATGAGGTAAGCAGGAGGACCCTTCCTTAACCGCGTAAGGACAGGATTGGAAGTAGACTCCACAAGATGATGAATTTGATGAGTAGAGATCCCCTTTATCCAACGTGAATAGAGCAGGAAATGGATTTAGTACAATCCCTGAGATGATGAAGTGATGAGTAGAGACCCCCTTTATTCATTGTGAATAAAGCAGGAAATGGATTTAGTACAATCCCAAGATGAAGAAGTtgatgaaaacttgaagaagttAAGAGTTTCCTTGTTGACATGAGCACGTTACAACTCAAAGCAAATGCAAACTAAACTGAGCAGGAAGCACTTTAAAACTGGGAATGATGTTTCGAACAATCAAAAAACATAagagaacaatttttataatgctGAAAGGCTACATATTCAAAAAGGggatgaaaaataaacattttttacaaGACCCAAGCAAGGTGTAGAAGTTGAAGACATTTTAACAAGCGGAAGAAGGAAGTGAAGTCAGAGCAAAATGTAAAACCGGGATCATGGCGAAAACCAATGCCAACATGAACCGCTAACAACAAATATGCCAAGAGATATGAAGAATCCAAAGATAAGAATCTCCTCGCAGTAATTTgcaaaatgaagaaataagaaatgaacATATTCAAAATAGATAAAACATATGAAATGCTAAATAAACACGAGAGAGAGCTTATTTCTTTCACCAGAGCAGACATAATCTAGTAGGCAGCTGACATCAAGCATTGAACTAACAGCTGAGACATGCGTGctaaatacaaaaatgaaatgaggAAAAATGCGAAGTGATATTTAACAGTCGTCATTCTTACATCTTAAGAGTCTCCTCCATTATAGAGTCCAACACAGAaaaaaacatgataaaaatctcattttttcAGTCTTGAGGCCGTTCTTGAGATTGACttccaattcattttattttgaagaGAAGTCCACGCCAATAGGGCTCATGCCTAGGTGTGCCCATTTTTATTTCGCTTCATGTTTTTGTCTTACACAGCAaaacaaattatattgaaagttgtattttcatagttttttttcattatttttagcTGGCTACAATGTtagtaataatataatcatgTTGTGCGAAAtagattaattttttaattgaaaaaaattgaactttcaGTACCNNNNNNNNNNNNNNNNNNNNNNNNNNNNNNNNNNNNNNNNNNNNNNNNNNNNNNNNNNNNNNNNNNNNNNNNNNNNNNNNNNNNNNNNNNNNNNNNNNNNAAAGGCTGAAAATCTTACATAATGCTTCATTATTTAGTGCTTGGACTAactgttttgtaataatataatcaaaacaataaaaacaaaaagctGCATTTTTAAATAGTTGGATTCAATAGCTATAATGAATGTATGAAGATTCTACATAGTTTTTCTCCCAGCTGATGACAGAGGAATCTTCtattacttcaaaattattttaagtcaTTGAATTTATGAGAATGAGTATTAATTCTGTGTGCAACTgtgtgtattattttgtataactCTTCTGTTtctggaaaaatatttcaattcattaaatTGAATAGATCTTAAATCAATCGCCAATACATACAGAGCAAACAACACGGAATAAACAGTCAATATAGCAAATCAATATCAAATCAATAACAAATCAATAACAGTCATAAATCTCATTGTTGTTGAGCAAGGACTCTTCTGTTTCTGgaacaatatttcaattcattaaataaaataaatcttgaTTTAATGAACAATACATACAGAGCAAACAACACAGAATAAACAGTTCAATATAGCAAAACTGAAATCAAGAAGCAAcaataaagttttaaaataatagaagcACATGGAAATTCATATGAATGGATTACTTGACAGTGTATTCAGAAGATTCTATAGGTACCTGTTGCATTGAGGTGTAATGGTCCAATCTgacattctttggcatgtaagTCTGCAACCTCCTCATCTCTCTCATTGTTTTTGAGCAAGGACTCTTCTGTTTCTGGAACAATATTTCaattcttaaaataaaataaatcttgaTTCAATGACCAATACATACAGAGcaaacaacaaagaataaacAGTTCAATAAAGCAAAACTGAAATCAAGAAGCAAAAATaaagttctataatattataaacaaggaaatttcaattgaatggaTTACTTGATAGTGTAATAAAGATTCTATACCTGTTGCATTGAGGTGTAATTGTCCAGTCTGATTTTCTTTTTCATGTAATGCTACAACCAActcatttctctcaatgttgtTGAGCAAGCAATCTTCTGTGTctgtaacaatatttttatttatttatcaaataaatgtatctCAATTCAATCATTATAGCCTACGCATACAGAGCAATCAACACAGAATTAGCAATAACTTCATTCAATATTGaagataaaaaaaaatgaaatcaacTATCTTACAAAATTCATTGTGGGATAATGGCATGAAATTGCTACAGTAGAAAATTTTCAAGCAGGAGTTGGATTTAACTTAATAGTGTAGGCTAACAAAGATTCTATACCTGTTGAGTTGACGATAATAGATAAGGTAGCCACTGGTTGATAAGCCTTCTTATTATTTCACCTGCAGTTTTGGTCTTAAGATTCTTTATGAGTTTATGAGAAAAAGCCTGTCTATGTTTAGGCCTAGTTCATGTCTCAACAAAGTAACTTATCAACAGCAAACAGACAATTTTTGTATCATAATGCCCAAGCTAAATGTAATGAGCATGTTTGAATAGTTCTATTCAGGTCTTTAGGCCTACCTTCAAATTATACTTTTAGGCATATTTTTTTAccataaagaaattattgaaaagttgagTTGAACTTACCTTGGAATGGAGAGGTTAGCTTTCCaagttcacaataattattgtctccATCTCGTTCAGAGTTTTTTAAAaggttgaaaattttctgtccaCGACTGAGCATTTCTAAGCTCTCTAAATTTCAATCTATAAAACTTCATAGGCCTATTGATCACAATAATTACAGTACAAAATAGCCAGAAAGTAGAGGTTGAAAGTTGATGCTTGCACTGACTTCTACGATGGTTGTCATGCTCTGCTCTTGTTTGTGTATTAGTATGGGTTTAGGTTATGATCTGTAGTGCACAAATGTTGTATGTCCTAAACCTAACCTTGAATGCAAATGAATGTTGGACATACTATATAAGTGCACATTAGATCAGGCTACAACAAGATAGAATACAAATACCAGAGAGAGTAGACTTAGTATTCTCCTGCACAATCATTACAAGTTCACTTTTACTATATCTGTGCTCTAAAAGTATTGGAGACTCTTACGTATTAATGTTGGACATACTATATGAGTGCACTTGATATCAGGTGTTTTTTGGACATACAATAAGATGCAAAACATATACAAGAGAGAGTAGATCTAGTATTTTCATACACAATCATTACATGTCCAATCTACAATAACTGTGCTCTGAAGGTATTCTTCTCTGTTCAGCTGGTACTGCAATTATTGGACATGCTACGAGTGTGCAGAGTGGAATTAGATCATATCGAATTGTGCACTTTTTCCTTTGatgatttttaatgaatttttcgTATTGTAAAATAGACATACAATATATATGATCTGAAAGATGAAGCTCTCAGCTTtccaaatatataaaaatgtcGGAATCGACAAAAAGTGGACATACAATGTTTGTGCTTATAACCAACGATATATGagaaaatttagggggtttgcgatttgatttttttgttttcttcgattaacttcgaagcaagttattttaaagaaaaatgagccaaataattaatgtagtcactttcattgcaaatccattgatttatattgttatgtatttgcgattcgatttgacgctgtggaaggggaaacagttgacgcggctgactccctttaCCGTAGTAAACAGTTAAAAtagtactgctttctaagttgcatcttatttacACTATGACGCTCGAAACATTCAATTTCGTCTATTGTTTTTACATGTGCTGAGActttttaattctctaaattctaaatattaatttttttttagattcaacTAAGTTGATTATGGAATTTTATTCAGCTTTCATTGCCGGTTCAGGAAATCAATATTTCTTACGTGAATGAATCATAATGCTACTATTACAATACGGTCATCATATTGCTGTCTATGTTTTGAATGAAATGTGATAATCAACTCATCATTctgttgttatatatgtgcttaatcatgcattctatgacagacaaagatattgtttgcaaccgataaaataatcatactattacatgataaatagtaaatatttatatatagtctatatatatataatatatatatatatattatatatatatatatatatatttttatatatatatatatatatatatatatatatatatatatatatatatatatatattatatatatatatattgtgatgtaCCAATGATCGTACAAccctcaaaatacaaaataaatttattcataggccagtacaagaacggaatagcttctatcaccgtagaaacatataatcttatctgaggtcgATAGACGATTGTTATCTAACTTACCaggcaagaaataaataaatctgtaattgtatgccttccaaaaaattagtcaatggaaaaaaccatatatgtttatatgccaATGGATTAGAACAgtaaagttatatttgaaggttagtttcgAAATGAAAACATAACCCCGAAACAAACCAAGGCTAGCTCattaacaagtagcaaattgagaaggcagttcaactaaacatcgatcaaagaaataatatattattaaatttttcattcttatactttcgtttctaggccaaataagcccgaatatttatttattttaaactacaaagaaaaatatacttgttaaaaatatatgaacaaattagcttagccatatatgacgtttgagggtcgatattctagcgtataaaaaacaatataaacaaaacaaatagaaagaaatatttatttattatgatattcgttattgttataaacatatatatcctTGTCTACTGTATCTTATACtagcatgtctatgttctataattattagctgttcattgaaaccaatttaaaaatatcatcatagacgaattctattattatgtattattataattataaaaaactatatgataatttggaacaacttcaaatcaggaattt
Above is a window of Nilaparvata lugens isolate BPH chromosome 4, ASM1435652v1, whole genome shotgun sequence DNA encoding:
- the LOC120351089 gene encoding uncharacterized protein LOC120351089; its protein translation is MLSRGQKIFNLLKNSERDGDNNYCELGKLTSPFQDTEDCLLNNIERNELVVALHEKENQTGQLHLNATETEESLLKNNERDEEVADLHAKECQIGPLHLNATGTAVFSM